GGTGGGTCTACTGGTCCAACTGGGACGGCGTGGGTGACGCGGCCACCAGCCTCCAGCTCCAGCGCGGCCTGTCGGCGGTGAACCTGGCCACGCCATCGATCGGAGGCACGATCAACGTCATCACCGATCCCGCGGACCGGGGCAGCGGCCTGATGTACAAGCAGGAATTCGGTCTCGGCAGCCTGGACGATGGCGGTGGCTGGGGGCTGGGCAACAACATGCTGAAGGAGACCCTGGTGGTGAACACGGGCCCCATGGGGGCGTTCGCAGCCACGGCTCAGATGGTGCGCAAGACCGGGAGCGGGATGTACACCGGTTTCGCCGGCGGTGACGCGCTCTGGACGGACGCCTGGGCCTACTACCTGGCCACGTCGTTCCAGTTGAACCCGAGCAACCGGCTAGAAGCCTACGCGGTCGGTGCACCGCAGCGCCACGGCCAGAATCTCTACAAGCTCAACCTGGCGAGCCTGGACCCGGACTTCGCGCGTTCGCTGGACGGATTCGACGCGGGGGCCTTCGACGACTATCCCGAAGTGGGCAGGGGACGGAGTCCGAACGTGGCTCCGGTGAGCGCCAGCTACGCAGGAAGCCAGTACAACAGCACCGGACCGGACGCCGGGCACCGAGACCGCTTCAACAGCGGTTACCTGAACGAGCGCGAGAACTACTTCCACAAGCCGCAGGTCAACCTGAACTGGTATTCCTTCTTCGGCGACGGCCTGAGCCTGTCGACGGTGGGCTACTATTCCGGCGGCCGGGGCGGCGGTACCGGCACGTACGGATCGCTCAGGTGGAATACCGACTACGGCCAGCGCTTTGCCGACTGGGACGCCACCATCGAGCGCAACCGTTCCAACTCCACCGGGTCCCGCGGGATCCTGCGCAACTCGGTCAACAACCAGAACACGCTGGGCGTGATCTCGAAGCTGCGGAAGAGCTTCGAAGGAGGCCTCACCGCCGAGGTCGGCATCGACTGGCGCACCGCCACTATCGAGCACTACCGGGAGGTGCGCGACCTGCTGGGCGGCGCCTACTACAACGATTGCTTCCGCAGCTGCAGCTCCGACTTCTGGACGGAAGCCGAGCAGAACCGCGGCCTGGGCGACAAGATCGCCTACCACAACGAGAACACGGTCGGCTGGCTGGGCGGGTACGTTCAGGCGGAGAAGAGCACCACCGCAGGCTCTGTCTACGGTATGGCCGGGTGGGCGCAGAACTCCTACACCTTCGTGGACTTCTTCAGGCAGGATGCGGCGTCCGGAGGCTACCGCACGCTGGAAAGCGGCAACATCGGCGGCTACCAGTTCAAGGGCGGCGCCGTTCGCAACCTCAACGACCAGTGGTCCATCTACGCGAATGCAGGCGTCATCTCCAAGGTGCCGATCTTCGATGGCGTGATCGACGACAACAACGGCACGCTGAACGCGGATCCGAAAAACGAGAAGTTCCTCTCCGGCGAAGTCGGCAGCGAGTTCCGCTCCGCCGCGAGGGACATCTTTCTGAGGCTCGGTCTCTACCACACCACCTGGAGGAATCGGACCCTGACCCGCTTTGTCCAGAACATCGGCGGCGTGGAGGGAGTGGACGGGCTGGTCAACCTGCTCGGCGTCGACGCGCGCCACATGGGCGTCGAGGCCGAAGGATGGTTCCAGCCCAGCAACCTGGTGCGCTTCGACTGGTCGCTCTCGCTCGGCAACTGGAAGTACCTGGAAGACGTGTCCGGCACCTATCGGCCCGATGACCAGTCCAGCGAAACGGAGAACTACAACTTCTACATCTCCGGGCTCAAGGTCGCCGACGCGCCACAGCACCAGATGGCGCTCATGGCTTCCGTCTATCCGTCGGACGCCGCCTATCTGTCGCTGGTGGGCATGTTCTACGGCGATCACTTCGCGCAGTTCGAGCCTTTCAGCCGCACCAGGGCGGACGACAGGGCTCAGTCCTGGCAGCCCCCGGGCTATTCACTGTTCCACCTGCACACCTCGTATTCGCTCGGCGACGTCCTGCCGATTGCGAATGGCGGAAGCCTGCGCCTGTTCGCCAACGTGTACAACCTGTTCGACACCGTGTACATCCAGGACGCCACCGATGCGTCCAGGTGGAACGGCTACCACGACGACGGCGACCGTCACGATGCGGACTCCGCGGAGGTCTTCCTGGGCTTCCCGCGCAACCTGAACGTGGGGTTCCAAATCATCTTCTAGCCGACGCCGCCGGCCCCGGGACCGGGATGCCGGGAACAGGCCGGGATCAGCAAGGAACGGCCCCGCCAGTCAAGTGCTGGCGGGGCCGCGTTGCTGCGGGGAAGGCGGACGGGCGATGGGCCCAGCAGGACTCGAACCTGCGACCGTCGGATTATGAGTCCGCTGCTCTGACCAACTGAGCTATGGGCCCGTCCTGAACCTGCTCGCCCGCCCGCGCTCCCCGCGTCACAAAGGTACGCAATCGAAACCCCGGCGTACAAGCAAAGGGAGCGAGATGTCCGCGGAGAGCATATGTTTCCGGCCCCTGGAGGCGAGGGATTTCCCTTTGCGCGGTCTCTTGCCCACTTTGTTGTCCCCCAGGCCCCATCGAAAACCGCCTACGAGCGAACGGAGCGCCGCATGACCGGACGGGATCACAGCATGACGGGAGAGAGCGCCCCATGACCGGACAGGACCACCGCATGACCGACGCGGGCGCAGCATGACCGACCAGGACATCCTGGCCCGCTGGAAGGAGGAGCCCGCCCCGCTCCTCCCGGTTCTGCATGCCTTCCACGCGCGCGACGGCTACCTCTCCGAGGATGCCATCCGCGCGGTGTCCAAGGGGTTGCGCATCCCGCTCGCCGATCTGTACGGCACCATCACCTTCTATCACCACTTCGCGCGCGTGCCGGGTGGGCTCGACTGCCCGCGCGTCTGCACGGGACCCGTGTGCGTTCAGGAGGGCGCGCTCGACATCCTCGCGGCGCTCGCGCCCGAGGGGGCGACCGGCATGCCGTGCTCGGGCCGCTGCGACGACCCGGTCCCGGTCATCCGCGGCCATCTCACCCTGGCCGGACGCTCGGCCGCCGACCTCACGGCTCGGCCAGCTCCCCTCCCCCCGCCCGCCCGCGACGGCCACCGCGAGTGCGTCTTCCGCACCATCCGCGAGCCGGGGCACGCCACCCTGGCCGGATACCGCCGCGACGGCGGCTACGAGGGCCTCGCGCGCGCGGTGAGCGGAATGTCTCCCGCGGAGGTGATCGAAGCCATCGACCGGAGCGGGCTGGCTGGCCGGGGCGGCGCCGGCTTCCCCACGGGCCGCAAGTGGCGCGCGGTCGCCGAAGCGAACGGGACGCCGAAGTCCATCGTCTGCAACGCGGACGAGGGCGAGCCGGGCTGCTTCAAGGACCGCGCCCTCATGGACTACGATCCGCACGCGGTCATCGAGGGCATGATCGCCGCGGGGTACGCGAGCGGCGCGCACCGCGGCTACATCTACCTGCGCTACGAGTACCCCGAGACCGAGCACATCCTCGCGGAGGCCATCCGCGAAGCGGAGGAAGCGGGCATCCTGGGGCCGTCCGTGATGGGCAGCGGCTTCGCCTTCGACCTGCACATCCGCCGCGGCGCCGGCGCCTATATATGCGGGGAGGAGACATCGCTGCTGAACTCCATGGAGGGGAAGCATCCCTTCCCGCGCAACCGCCCCCCCTTCCCCGTCACCCACGGCTTCGAGAACCTGCCGACGGTCGTCAACAACGTCGAGACGCTGGCCTCCGTCCCGCATATTCTCGCGCTTGGCGCCGAGTGGTATGCCGGACTGGGCCTGAACGGACACGCCGGCACCAAGGTGATCTCGCTTTCCGGGGACATCCTCCGGCCCGGGAACTACGAAGTCCCCATGGGCTTCCCGCTCGAAAGGCTCCTCTACGACTGGGCCGGCGGCCCCTTCGAGGGCCGCACCATCCAGGCGGTTACGATGGCCGGGCTCTCCGGGGGCTTCCTGGCGGGTGACGATCTCTTCGTCACGCTGGACGAGCCCGCCATCCGGGCGCGCAAGTCGTTCCTGGGCGCGGGCGGCATCATGGTGTTCGACGACTCGCGCGACATGGTCGAGGTGGCGCACGCGGCGATGGAGTTCTTCGCGCACGAGTCCTGCGGGAAGTGCTTCCCCTGCCGCATCGGCACCCAGCGCCTGACCGAGCGGCTCGCCGGCGAGGCCGGCCCGGATGCGCTGGTGGCGTGGGTGGACGAAGTTGCGGATATTGGGTATACCATGAAGGAGACGAGCGCCTGCGGCCTGGGAACCGCGGCCCCGCTCATCACCGAGAGCCTCATGCGCTATTTTCCCGAGGCGGTTTCGCGCCACGTCACTGCCCATGGCCCCCTCCCCATGGCGGGCCGGGGCTAGGGCGGGCCGCATGGGACTGGGCCCTGGAGGGTCCAGGCAGCAAACTCGAATCAGGACCACACCGATGAGCACGAACGGGACAGGACCCACCATCGTCCTCGACGGCGAAAAGGTCGCCTACACCCCGGGGGAGACCGTCTACGAGGCCGCTACGCGGCACGGCAAGGACATCCCCACGCTTTGCTACGACCCCAGGCTGGAACCCTTCGGCGGATGCCGCCTGTGCGTGGTGGAGGTGGAGGGCGCGCGCGCCCCGGTCGCGTCGTGCACCGCTCAATGCCAGGCGGGAATGGAGGTGCGCACCAGGAGCGCGCGCGTGGAGGTGCATCGCCGCACGCTCATGGAGATGCTGGCCTCGGAGAACCGCGAAGTGGACGTGGACGAACTCACCAGCCTCGCCTCGCAGGAGATGACCGAGCTGGTGGACCGCTACGAGGCGCGCACCGGGCGCTTCCAGGGCAGGCAGTCGGGCGCGAGCCGCCCCGACGACCCGAACCCCTTCATCATGCGCGACTACGACAACTGCATCTCCTGCTACCGATGCGTGCGCGTGTGTGCGGAGCAGGAGGGCGACTACGCCATCTCGGTGAAGGGACGCGGCTTCGACACCCAGATCACGGTCGAGTTCGACGGCCACCTCAAGGATTCGGCCTGCACCTTCTGCGGGCAGTGCGTTCAGACCTGCCCGACCGGGGCGCTGGGGGACCTGAAGGCGCTGGCGTACCGCGACGTTGCCGGCGAGACGAAGAAGACCCGCACGGTCTGCCCCTATTGCGGGGTGGGCTGCGCGGTGGACCTGCTCACCCGCGGCAACACGCTCATCGGCGTGCAGCCCGCCATGGACGGCCCCGCCAACAAGGGCGCCCTGTGCGTGAAGGGCCAGTTCGCCTTCGACTTCGTGCAGCACCCCGACCGCCTGGCCCATCCGCTGGTGCGGGGTGAGGACGGCGAGCTGCATCAGGCCGGCTGGGACGAGGCGCTGGACCGGGCCGCAGAGGGGTTCCTGCGCGTGCGCGAGCGCTACGGGCGCCATGCCGTTTACGGAGTTGCCTCGGGGCGGGCGCCGCACGAAGCCGCCTACACCATGCAGAAGTTCATCCGGGGGGGGTTCGGAACGAACCACATCGACAACTGCAGCCGTGCCTGACACGCTCCCACAGTCGCCGGTCTGGCGGCAACGATCGGTCGGGGCGCAATGTCGAACCCGCTCGAGGACATGGAAAAGCCCGATGTGATCTTCTGCATCGGGACCAACATGACGGAGTGCCACCCCGTGGCCGCGACCCGGCTCAAGCGGGCCATCGCCAACGGGGCCAAGCTCATCACCGCCGACCCGCGGCGCATCGCCCTCGCCGAACTGGCCGACGTGTATCTGCCGCTCCGGGTCGGCTCTGACGTATCGCTCCTGCTGGCCATGGCGCACGTCATCCATCGCGAGGGCCTGACCAACCAGGGCTTCGTCGAGGGACGCACGACCGAGGCGGAGGCCTTCCTCCAGCACATCGAGAAGTTCACCCCTGAATGGGCCGAGACCATCACCGAGGTGCCTGCCGCCGACATCGAGCGCGCCGCCATCCTGTACGGAAAGGCGGAACGTGGCGCCATCTACTACACGCTGGGCATTACCGAGCACATCTGCGGGGTCGACAACGTCCAGAGCCTGTGCAACCTGGCGCTCATGACGGGCAACATCGGGCGCGAGGGCACCGGGGTTAACCCGATGCGCGGGCAGAACAACATTCAGGGCGCGGGAGACGCGGGCGCCCTGCCCAACAACTACCCCGGCTTCCAGTCCGTGCTGGATCCGGCGCACCAGAAGAAGTTCGAGCCGGTGTACGGGCGCAAGGTGGACCTCGAGATCGGGCCCACCAAGGTGAGGGCGCTGGAGGCCTGCGGCGACGGCATCCACGCGATGATGATCAACGGAGAGAACACCGTCGTCACCGACCCCGAGCGGCACCACTGCGAGGAGGCGCTAAAGAGCCTCGACCAACTGGTGGTGATCGACCTCTTCCTCACCGAAACCGCCGAGCTGGCGGACGTGGTCTTCCCGGCCACGGCATGGGGCGAGACCGACGGCGTGCAGACCAACACCGAGCGGCGCGTGCAGCGGCTGCGCAAGGCGGTCGAGCCCCCGGGCGAGGCCATGCCCGACTGGTGGATCGTGTCGCAGATCGCCCGCCGCATGGGCACGCCCGGCTTCGACTTCGAGAGCGCGAAGGACGTCTTCAACGAGCTTTGCGAGCTATCGCCCCTGTATGCGGGGCTGGACTGGGACCGCATCGACCGCGGCGAGTACCACTGGCCGGTGCCCTACAAGGATCACCCCGGGACGCCGATCCTGCACCAGGGGACCTTCGAGAACGGGCGCGGCATCTTCAAGCTGATCCGCTACCGGGATCCCGCCGAGGTAATCAGCGACGAGTTCCCGGTGTGGCTCACCACGGGCCGGCGCCTCCCCAACTACCACACCCGCACCCAGACCGGCCGCGCCGCCGGCATCGACTATCTGGCGCCGGGCGAACGGCTGGAGATCCATCCGGAAGACGTGATGGACTGGGGGCTCGAGGATGGCGGCTGGGCCAAGATGACCAGCGCGCGCGGATGCATGATGGTCCGGGTGGAGGCCAACGCCCGCTCGCCGCGCGGGACCGTCTTCACCTCGTTCAGCTTCAACGACGCCCCGGTCAACGTGCTCACCGGCGGAGGATACGACCCGGTAACGGACACGGCGGAGCTGAAGGTGTGCCCGGTGAGGGTGGAACGGCCGTAGCCGTCAGACCGAGCGAGCCTCGCGGCATCGACCCGGGAGCGGTCTCCGTCAGTCCGACCCGAAGATGCGGTCTCCGGCGTCACCCAGTCCCGGCAGGATGTAGCCGTTCTCGTTCAGCTGCCGGTCCAGAGCGGCCGTGAAAACCGGCACGTCCGGATGCGCTCGCTCAAGGGCATGCACGCCCTCCGGGCAGGCCACCAGGATGGCCAGGCGGATGTCGCGCGCGCCGTGTTCCCTGAGCAGCGTAATGGTCGCCGACGACGACCCGCCCGTGCCCAGCATCGGATCGACCACGATGAAGTGGCGGCCCGCGGGCTGCGGAACGTTGAAGTAGTACTGGACAGGCTGGAGCGTTTCATGGTCCCGGTACAGCCCCACGTGCCCGATGCGCGCGCCCGGCAGCACTGTGGTGAAGCCCTCGAGCATCCCCAACCCGGCGCGCAGGATCGGCACCAGCACGACGTCTTCCTCGCGCACGCGGAGGCCGGTGGTGGTCTCAAGCGGGGTCTCGACCTCCACTTCCTCGGCGGGCAGGTCGCGCAGGACCTCATAGGCCATCAGGGCGCCGATCTCGCGGATCAGGTCCCGGAACTCCCGGTGTCCGGTGCGGTGGTCGCGCAGTCGGGTGACCTTGTCGGCAACCAGCGGATGGTCGAGTACCGTGAAATGGGGCCGGTCGGGCACGGCGCCTCCGCGGTCGTTAGCTCCCCGACAGCTCCGGGAAGCGATACACGATGACGCCGCTGCCGGGCGCATTGTCGACGTCGACGTAACCCTGGTCGACCATGCCGCGCAGGCACTTCTCGACCTCTTCGAAGGACTTCCCTGAGGCCATCACCCCTTGGGTGACCGTGAGTTCGCCGCCCTTCTTCTCCGCGGCCTCGAGCAGCACGAGCCTGAGGTCCGTGTGTTTGGGCAGGGCTGCGGGCGGCGCGGAACCGGGGTTGGCGCGGGCGGCCAGCATGGGATGGGGAATGTAGCCCTTGCGCACGTTGGCATCGCGAATCAGCGCCTTCATGCGGAACAGGTCCACCAATTGGCCGACGCCCGCGAGGCCGAAGGTCAACAGCCAGAGGATTCCCGTCCCCCACTTGCCCATGTAGATGCGATGGGCACCGCAGACCCCGGCGAGGCACAGACACCAGAGCCCGTACCCCAGGACGTCCTTGTATACGGACTCGTAGGCCGCCGGCGCGTCCGGGAGACTGAGGTTGACGTTGACCGAGATGTCTCTCGGGTCTCTGGCGCCGTGCGTGGAGTCTTGTTCCATCAGCAGTGCTGCGCTTTGCGGGTGTGCAGGGAAGGGATCGCCCCTCTGGCAAAACGCCACCTCCCAGAGTGCGAAGCCCCGCGGCCATTCAATGTCTCGCGATCATCGGCTCCGGTCCAGCCCCGGTGACCGGCAATGGGTGCCTGTGTCACCGGGACAGGTCCGGCTGTCCCCTGCTGCCTACGCAGATCGCGCCGGCAGGTGTCGGCACCTATCGTTACCCATGACCGAACCGGCCCTCTATCGGCTTCTCGATGTGCTGTTCGTCGTCTTTCATACGGCGCTGGTGAGCTTCAACATGCTCGGATGGGCCTGGAGGAGAACCCGGCGGCTCCACCTGCTGACCATCGGCGTGACGCTGCTGTTCTGGTTCGGGGCCGGGATTGTGTACGGATGGGGATACTGCCCGCTGACGGACTGGCACTGGGATTTGAAGCGGGCCCTGGGGGAGACCGGCCTGCCGGCGTCGTGGATCAAGTACCACCTGGACGCGGTCACGGGCATCGACTGGAACGCGGCCCTCGTGGATGCGGTGGTGGTGGGCAGTGCGCTGGTGGCGCTGGGACTCTCGGTGATGCTGAACCTTCGTGACCGGCGCCGGCCCGGCTAGCGCAATGCCGCGAGAGTGCCGGAGTCCCCATGTTTTGCTACCATGATCCATGCGGAGGGAGGAGCGTGAACGCCCTCGGCCACCCGCCCATCCCGATCGATCATCCAGGCCCACATCCAGGAAGCAGATCATGAACGCTCGCGCCCTCATCATCATCGCCGTAGCAATGGCCCTTGGCTTTGCCCACGCACCGCTCCAGGCGCAGGACGGCAAGGACATGGTCGCTGCTTTCATCGACGAGCACGCGGGCTCCTATGCGAGCATCGCCCAGGAGATCTGGGACCTCGCCGAGCTGGGTTATCTGGAGACGGAGAGCTCGGCCCTGCTGGCCGGCACGCTGGAGGCCGCCGGCTTCGAGGTGGAGATGGGGGTTGCGGGCATTCCCACCGCCTTCGTCGCCAGCTACCGCAACGGAGACGGCCCGGTCGTGGGCATCCTGGCGGAATATGACGCGCTTCCCGGCATCACCCAGGACCGGAGCCCCGAGCGCACACCCATCCCCGGCAAGCCGCAGGGACACGCCTGCGGACACCACCTGTTCGGCACGGGTTCGG
The genomic region above belongs to Gammaproteobacteria bacterium and contains:
- a CDS encoding TonB-dependent receptor, with translation MLSRSRLNAVLAVLVAVCAGDLAAQQAATITGRVTGDGGAGIASAQVVVTHEVTGVQTGALSASDGAYRVEGVRPGGPYTVEVIMIGYGGQSATGVSLEAGQSLSLDFSLSQEAIAFDALEVFATRAQDRKTPVAFTNVSKTQLQNQLGSRDLPLVLNVTPSVYATAQGGGSGDARINVRGFNQRNTAVMINGVPVNDMENGWVYWSNWDGVGDAATSLQLQRGLSAVNLATPSIGGTINVITDPADRGSGLMYKQEFGLGSLDDGGGWGLGNNMLKETLVVNTGPMGAFAATAQMVRKTGSGMYTGFAGGDALWTDAWAYYLATSFQLNPSNRLEAYAVGAPQRHGQNLYKLNLASLDPDFARSLDGFDAGAFDDYPEVGRGRSPNVAPVSASYAGSQYNSTGPDAGHRDRFNSGYLNERENYFHKPQVNLNWYSFFGDGLSLSTVGYYSGGRGGGTGTYGSLRWNTDYGQRFADWDATIERNRSNSTGSRGILRNSVNNQNTLGVISKLRKSFEGGLTAEVGIDWRTATIEHYREVRDLLGGAYYNDCFRSCSSDFWTEAEQNRGLGDKIAYHNENTVGWLGGYVQAEKSTTAGSVYGMAGWAQNSYTFVDFFRQDAASGGYRTLESGNIGGYQFKGGAVRNLNDQWSIYANAGVISKVPIFDGVIDDNNGTLNADPKNEKFLSGEVGSEFRSAARDIFLRLGLYHTTWRNRTLTRFVQNIGGVEGVDGLVNLLGVDARHMGVEAEGWFQPSNLVRFDWSLSLGNWKYLEDVSGTYRPDDQSSETENYNFYISGLKVADAPQHQMALMASVYPSDAAYLSLVGMFYGDHFAQFEPFSRTRADDRAQSWQPPGYSLFHLHTSYSLGDVLPIANGGSLRLFANVYNLFDTVYIQDATDASRWNGYHDDGDRHDADSAEVFLGFPRNLNVGFQIIF
- a CDS encoding NAD(P)H-dependent oxidoreductase subunit E; translated protein: MTDQDILARWKEEPAPLLPVLHAFHARDGYLSEDAIRAVSKGLRIPLADLYGTITFYHHFARVPGGLDCPRVCTGPVCVQEGALDILAALAPEGATGMPCSGRCDDPVPVIRGHLTLAGRSAADLTARPAPLPPPARDGHRECVFRTIREPGHATLAGYRRDGGYEGLARAVSGMSPAEVIEAIDRSGLAGRGGAGFPTGRKWRAVAEANGTPKSIVCNADEGEPGCFKDRALMDYDPHAVIEGMIAAGYASGAHRGYIYLRYEYPETEHILAEAIREAEEAGILGPSVMGSGFAFDLHIRRGAGAYICGEETSLLNSMEGKHPFPRNRPPFPVTHGFENLPTVVNNVETLASVPHILALGAEWYAGLGLNGHAGTKVISLSGDILRPGNYEVPMGFPLERLLYDWAGGPFEGRTIQAVTMAGLSGGFLAGDDLFVTLDEPAIRARKSFLGAGGIMVFDDSRDMVEVAHAAMEFFAHESCGKCFPCRIGTQRLTERLAGEAGPDALVAWVDEVADIGYTMKETSACGLGTAAPLITESLMRYFPEAVSRHVTAHGPLPMAGRG
- the upp gene encoding uracil phosphoribosyltransferase, whose amino-acid sequence is MPDRPHFTVLDHPLVADKVTRLRDHRTGHREFRDLIREIGALMAYEVLRDLPAEEVEVETPLETTTGLRVREEDVVLVPILRAGLGMLEGFTTVLPGARIGHVGLYRDHETLQPVQYYFNVPQPAGRHFIVVDPMLGTGGSSSATITLLREHGARDIRLAILVACPEGVHALERAHPDVPVFTAALDRQLNENGYILPGLGDAGDRIFGSD
- a CDS encoding TM2 domain-containing protein, encoding MEQDSTHGARDPRDISVNVNLSLPDAPAAYESVYKDVLGYGLWCLCLAGVCGAHRIYMGKWGTGILWLLTFGLAGVGQLVDLFRMKALIRDANVRKGYIPHPMLAARANPGSAPPAALPKHTDLRLVLLEAAEKKGGELTVTQGVMASGKSFEEVEKCLRGMVDQGYVDVDNAPGSGVIVYRFPELSGS
- a CDS encoding DUF2784 domain-containing protein, which produces MTEPALYRLLDVLFVVFHTALVSFNMLGWAWRRTRRLHLLTIGVTLLFWFGAGIVYGWGYCPLTDWHWDLKRALGETGLPASWIKYHLDAVTGIDWNAALVDAVVVGSALVALGLSVMLNLRDRRRPG